The Arachis ipaensis cultivar K30076 chromosome B05, Araip1.1, whole genome shotgun sequence nucleotide sequence TCCCATTCGGATAAACCACAAAAAAAGTATTGATTGTTCTCCATCAGAGAAAAATcgaaagaagagaaataaaagaatGGTTTGTGAATTGTGTGAGGAGAGGTATTGGGATGATTTCTATAAATAGACTTATTGTACAATTTATCTTGGATGCTGAAACCCTAATATAATCTTGACTATATCTCGGATGCAGTGCCCCTGTTTTCCTTCCTTGCACGTATCTCGGATGCACTGCTCTATGTCAGAACATGCACATATCTCGGACGCAGTGTATCCGAAATGCTCTCTTGTTCATATCTCAGGTGCAACCGTGATATGACTAGCGCGTCTCGTATCACAAAACGGGATCCGTGCATCCGAGATACGTTCAATTTTTGGCTTCCCCACTGTATCCGAGATATGATTCTAAATGTAATTTGGTAAATACTTATACGTTTATTTAAATcggtaaatattatattttttaatttaaataaaaaaaaagttcctATTGGACAGCAGCAAATTTgtaaatgaaaaaaaatcaagCCATAACTTACTTAATAATTTGTTTATTGTATTAAGAGTAAAGTGACAATTAAATCTTTAAAGATTTTGACTTAGACAGTGAATATGTATATCCTTCTATAGATATATGTCTATTGTTATCGCATGAGCATAGAAAAGAAACAATGTAATTTATATAACATTTATCACCTACTCTTTGTTTATCACAAATTCTATTAAAACTGGTGAAGTTTCGTTCTAAAAGTTATTATTATCTACATAACAATTTTTTATAAATAGACACGTTAAACATATAAACACTACAGTTAAATTTTatgtaataaattaataaaatgacATAAAGTGTCTATTATTTACTATGATGATGACTAAATTGATACTTTTTTGTTTTCAGGGTTAATtagttcaaaattttaatttttgagaaTCCAAAGTACGTCTAGTTTGCGTTttcatttttattgttttttgttttctagattttataaaaaaaaaataaaaatagtaaaagTAATAGTAATGAAATCTTATTTTCGGctgattttactttttttttcataatatttaaaaaatagaaatgactaaaaataaaaacggaaaataaaaatacaaaccaaatataacttaattgtcattttatttttgtattaatgatattaaaatattagttaaaaagtaaaaaaattataaataaattaccCCATAGTGGTAGCTGGCTAGGTTCTTCCAGAGCTCCGCTGCAGAAcaccttctctctcttatttcaAACCCTTAACCCCTCTCCACCATTCTTCATCAGGCTTTTGTTAAAAAGCTTGCAACTTTCACATAATACAACAAGATTGGTAGTATGTTTTATTCCTTTcagcttttttcttttcttctatagACTATTTTCAGTGTTAATTTTCTATTCCGAACTAAGTTCCAATCAATTCAGTTATTCGAAAAAAAGAAGTAAATTTAGGTCACTGATTATGTTAAAAGGAGAGTAGTGCGTTATATCTTTTAGTATGTTCTGTTGATTGCGATGCTTTGATACATAATGCAATGCAAACTAATGTTTAAAACCCTGATTTTGCAGAATGATGGAAGAGAAAGAGAAATTAGATAGTTACAAAGTTGGATCTTTGCCTACTGTAATATATATACCTGATTTCATCACAGATAGTGAACAAAGCTTTCTTCTTAACAATGTAACACTtcctatttcttttcttttcactgTTGTGTTCATTTAGTGTTTTGGGTATTCTAAATTGGTTTTTCTGATGGTTATTAGATATATGGAGCCCCTGCATCAAAGTGGAAGTTGTTGAAGAATAGGAGGTTACAGAATTGGGGTACGATGGCCTCTTACTTTTTATATATCCGGTTTCCGTGTGCTAACTGTGTAGATTGTAAGTCAATGCAGAAACCATTTGAGTGTTTGGTTTTGCTTTTGTAGAACTCATTTTAGCTAGAATTACTTCTGGCAGAATTGGTTCAGTTTAGATTTGATTTTGATGTAAAGTGATGTATATTTGGTCATATATTTTCAAGTCTGCATGAATCAATTCTAGAAGCAAGAGTTGGTTTTGCAAACTAGTAACCAAACTTATAGTCAAAATTGATTCGAAGTGTAGAATTGATTTTGAGTTGCACTATCAAATCCTCAAAATTTCGGTATGTTTGAATTGATAGAAAGTGAAACATgatacaaaataatttaattgAGGAACTGAACATGTTTTATGAGTACAGTAAATCTCCCTAGATCTCTTTTTTCCTTTGGGTGGGTTAAGGGGAGTcttgtttgttaagtaatttcaaattttcaacatGCCCATGTCAATGATATTTCTTTTTTGCTTCGTTCATACAGCCAATCAAATTAATAGTATTTAGCAGAACCGCAGAGATGACACGAAAAATTTCTTTCTCATTAATATTGTTCATTGGCAGGTGGCGTTGTCCATGAGAAGGGCCTTCTACCTCAACCATGTAAGTTGGAAAATCTCTCTCCTTCCACAATCCAAATCTACAGTCTGCATGATTACGCATGATGCTAGCTATTGCAACTGAAAGGTCTCGATGTTATAGAAGTTATTCTTGTCCATCTTCAATTTGATTTTAGGCCGGTTTTCTCTTGAAATAACTAGTATAGTAACTCCTGCAATGCACTTAAAGATTTTACCACCTTTAAATATTGCTTTTCGCACACCTGAAACAGTAGGTTTATTCCTGTAGCATTTTTTGATTTGATGGCAATTGCTTCAGACATTATGTTATTAGATACCTGTTGCTCCATAAGTGGATGTGGATTGAATTTGAATTCTTATGTTGTTGTCTTGCATACACTGTGAGGTCTGAATTTGTGAGGGTGACTTTCAAATATGAGGATTGTTGaaccattgttattgttgatctATACTGATTGGTTTTGAAACTGACCTAATCATGGAATGAGGAGAATATATCATAATACTTATGGatctaatttaatgaataaaaatgTAACATTGAACTCCTTCTACCACTCTTTCTtaagatatttttgtttttaatatgcTTCAAACATTTAAGTATATCTGTATCTGTCTTGCAGTGCCTCCATGGTTAACAAATCTTACACAAAAGATATCAGAAGAATCAGAACTATTTCCATCAGCAATCAATCATGTTCTCATCAATGAGTACTTACCTAACCAAGGCATAATGGTTTGTCCTTCACCTCTGTGCTTGCTTCTAGCCATATTCATTGGCGGAAATGCTTAACTATGGAATTTGCAATTCCTGTTCATTAATATTTTTCAAATGTACTCcgtttttattgttttattttattttttcaaattctaCAGCCACATCAAGATGGTCCAGCTTACTTCCCAGTTGTAGCTATTCTTTCACTTGGATCGCCTGTCGTCATGGACTTTACACCTCATGCTAGATTTAAACTAGATCCGCAAGATGTTAATGGCAACGATTCTGATGGAGAAGATAAAAGGCTTGATGATAATTACCTCCCATTCTCTGTTCTATTGATGCCTCGCAGTCTACTGATATTCAAGGATAAGGCATACTCAGGTTCTTATTCTCAACTGCTATGAGCTATGGTTAACCCTTGAATTTGTGGTATCTTCTTTTAATCTTCCTAAAATTTTAGTAACATTCACTAATTGATCATTTCAGATTATTTGCATGGTATTAAAGATTGTGTGGTACAATGCTATGATGGGGTAAGCTACCTTGATTTAACTTTATATGTACTGTTAGtgtaaaaatattttacatagtAACACACATTCAATCATGTATTGTCAAATTagtaaaaataactacttttCACTTTCGCTGATTGAATAATCGCcctaaagaaaaaagaaaagatgtgATACTTGTTTCATTGTATCTCATGCTTTAAATTAAACTTCGTCATTTTTAGGCTGTAAATGAAATGGAAGCTTTGAAACACAATGAATCAGATAGACCCTATTTTGGCTCAGAGGAATCAGTGGAAACAATGGGGAAGGAAGAGAGTAAGGATATATCAAGAACATCCACTAGAGTTTCATTAACTTGTAGATTGGTACCAAAAGTTCACAAGAATTTGTTTAGGTTttgaaaattataattttaaaatttccaTCTTTTATCCAATTGTGTTAGTAGGAGTCTCACTCCATTGTGTTACAAAATCAGGACAAGTCTTTATTAATACCCTAATCCCGTTATTAATCTACTGTATGCACATATTTTAGATGCAGATATTGAAATAAAATGACTTAGAGTTTATTAAAAGGATTTTTGCTAATGGATGCCTTTATATCACTTGTTAGGAGGTTATAATTATGAAATTTGATTCAAAATGCATTGAAAATTATAAAATACTTTTTTCTATCAAATGTTTGTTGTTCCATAATCCTTAACAAAACCTTTATAATGAATGGCCATTTGAAATTTACACATTGaacttaattttaatatattgttaGAATGAAATATCTAACTAAATGAGCTTTTGGTGTCTATAATATACCCCTTTTTTGGTGTTCTGTATAAAAtatattgtttttattttagtcTAGTAAAATTTAAAGGTGTTTTTTTCCATCATTAATTTGTTTTGTGAAATACTATATTAAATACTGATGTAGTAAGCTGAAATATATATTTCTTTTGTCTTTCATGGTGTTTTCTGGTTCGACAGGTTAAGGACTAATATGACAAGACTTGTCATCAATATTTAATATATTATGTCTGTATTTAATGGAGTAAATTAAGGATTAAAAGAAAAACACTAAATTTTACATACCAAACTCAAGGAAAATTTTATAGGGACCAAAATAGAAATGGATATTTTATAGGCACTAAAAGCTTATTTATccctatatatttttatattagtaataagtAACTATAGTgtaaaatagtttttattttaattgtcattCAATTGTACAATTACATTTTTAAGACTTATGAAAAActgaaatttaaataaaaagaaaacacatTTGTTAATACAACAATACATATTGGATATATGAAAGAAAGTCTTCCTATTAGATGGAGTCGACTAATAATACAT carries:
- the LOC107644668 gene encoding alpha-ketoglutarate-dependent dioxygenase alkB homolog 6 isoform X3, whose translation is MMEEKEKLDSYKVGSLPTVIYIPDFITDSEQSFLLNNIYGAPASKWKLLKNRRLQNWGGVVHEKGLLPQPLPPWLTNLTQKISEESELFPSAINHVLINEYLPNQGIMPHQDGPAYFPVVAILSLGSPVVMDFTPHARFKLDPQDVNGNDSDGEDKRLDDNYLPFSVLLMPRSLLIFKDKAYSDYLHGIKDCVVQCYDGAVNEMEALKHNESDRPYFGSEESVETMGKEESKDISRTSTRVSLTCRLVPKVHKNLFRF
- the LOC107644668 gene encoding alpha-ketoglutarate-dependent dioxygenase alkB homolog 6 isoform X1, which codes for MMEEKEKLDSYKVGSLPTVIYIPDFITDSEQSFLLNNIYGAPASKWKLLKNRRLQNWGTMASYFLYIRFPCANCVDCGVVHEKGLLPQPLPPWLTNLTQKISEESELFPSAINHVLINEYLPNQGIMPHQDGPAYFPVVAILSLGSPVVMDFTPHARFKLDPQDVNGNDSDGEDKRLDDNYLPFSVLLMPRSLLIFKDKAYSDYLHGIKDCVVQCYDGAVNEMEALKHNESDRPYFGSEESVETMGKEESKDISRTSTRVSLTCRLVPKVHKNLFRF
- the LOC107644668 gene encoding alpha-ketoglutarate-dependent dioxygenase alkB homolog 6 isoform X2: MMEEKEKLDSYKVGSLPTVIYIPDFITDSEQSFLLNNIYGAPASKWKLLKNRRLQNWGTMASYFLYIRFPCANCVDCGVVHEKGLLPQPLPPWLTNLTQKISEESELFPSAINHVLINEYLPNQGIMPHQDGPAYFPVVAILSLGSPVVMDFTPHARFKLDPQDVNGNDSDGEDKRLDDNYLPFSVLLMPRSLLIFKDKAYSDYLHGIKDCVVQCYDGAVNEMEALKHNESDRPYFGSEESVETMGKEERLDFGEKQKLPHVYQPTETDV